Proteins encoded within one genomic window of Elusimicrobiota bacterium:
- a CDS encoding ABC transporter permease encodes MKIDFVRIIAITRKELIQIWRDPRTLVLAIAMPIFLLLLFGYGISFDIKNVPVGVYDQDNSVHSREIIGKIMNCGYFRYAAKVVSPNEVNNLLDRGKCKIIIAFPPGFGKNVVKGTAQAVQLLVDGSESNSATIIVGYIAGILQAYNIELTVRVLNKYGIPFSNDRFPPVKVQPRVWYNPEMRSSNYIVPGVIVTVMTIITIILTSFTIARERERGTLEQLIVTPVKAYEIMIGKLLPYLVIGMVDMIIIFFMGTLVFHVSFRGNFVVLFFTALIFGASGLGFGLLISTLAKTQQVAMMIAWLTSMLPAVLLSGFVFPINSMPGIIQVVTYIIPARYFLVIVRNIFLKGNGLEVFWGETLVLALLAVLTLTICSVRFKKRLD; translated from the coding sequence ATGAAAATTGATTTTGTACGTATCATCGCAATCACCCGTAAAGAGTTGATACAAATATGGCGTGACCCGCGAACATTGGTACTGGCAATCGCGATGCCAATATTTTTACTTTTGCTTTTCGGATACGGCATATCGTTTGACATAAAAAATGTGCCGGTAGGTGTCTATGATCAGGACAATTCGGTGCATAGCCGCGAGATAATTGGGAAAATAATGAATTGTGGATACTTCAGGTACGCAGCAAAGGTAGTGTCTCCGAATGAAGTTAATAATTTACTTGACCGCGGAAAATGTAAGATTATTATCGCTTTCCCTCCGGGGTTTGGTAAAAATGTTGTTAAAGGCACAGCACAGGCAGTACAGTTATTAGTAGACGGTAGTGAGTCAAATTCCGCAACAATTATTGTGGGGTATATCGCAGGGATATTGCAAGCATACAATATCGAACTGACCGTCCGCGTGTTAAACAAATATGGAATACCGTTTAGTAATGACAGGTTTCCCCCGGTTAAAGTTCAGCCCCGGGTATGGTATAACCCGGAAATGCGCAGCAGTAATTATATTGTCCCCGGGGTTATTGTTACCGTGATGACAATCATCACTATTATCCTTACCTCATTTACTATTGCGCGGGAACGCGAACGCGGGACTTTGGAACAACTTATTGTCACACCAGTGAAAGCTTATGAAATAATGATCGGTAAACTACTTCCTTACCTTGTGATCGGGATGGTGGACATGATAATAATATTTTTTATGGGAACACTTGTGTTCCATGTTTCATTCCGGGGAAATTTTGTAGTATTATTTTTTACCGCACTGATTTTTGGTGCAAGCGGACTTGGGTTCGGGTTGTTAATCTCAACCCTGGCAAAAACTCAGCAGGTGGCAATGATGATTGCATGGCTGACGTCGATGTTACCGGCAGTACTGTTATCCGGGTTTGTATTCCCGATCAACAGTATGCCCGGGATCATACAGGTAGTGACATACATTATCCCCGCACGGTATTTTTTGGTTATTGTCCGTAATATTTTTCTTAAAGGCAACGGTCTTGAAGTTTTTTGGGGTGAAACACTGGTTCTTGCACTGCTGGCAGTATTGACATTAACCATTTGTTCTGTACGGTTTAAGAAAAGGTTGGATTAA
- a CDS encoding ABC transporter permease, whose protein sequence is MERFWYIVKKEFILFTHDPKMMVLSFISPIIQLVIFGYAVTTDIRNIKTVIWDNDGTYESRGLADKFIHSEYFRITGYARDENQFESSIQTGRSVIGIHIPSGFERNIKRGRSAEVQVIVDGSDSNVSNIGLNYAQQIVNTYAEKFIEQTIKPRLIQMGTTTNMPKITAEVRIWYNPTLKSANYMVPGVLSLILLLLTSILTSMAITKERETGTMEQVIVTPVRPWELMIAKIVTPALVGFMDVIIIIITGKIVFAIPINGSLTLMFATSLLFLLTTLGLGLFASAVSQTQQQAMMTAFFLMLPQMLLSGFMFPIENMPEIIQYSTYLLPLRYFLVIVRGIFLKGVGVDILWPEILALAIFGVVILGLSSALFKKQLN, encoded by the coding sequence ATGGAACGGTTTTGGTATATCGTAAAAAAAGAGTTTATACTTTTTACGCATGATCCGAAGATGATGGTGTTAAGTTTTATATCGCCGATAATACAGTTGGTTATTTTTGGGTACGCGGTTACCACAGATATACGCAATATAAAAACTGTTATTTGGGATAATGACGGAACATATGAAAGCCGCGGATTGGCTGATAAGTTTATACATTCCGAGTACTTCAGGATTACCGGTTACGCGCGGGATGAGAACCAGTTTGAATCGTCAATCCAAACCGGGCGCAGTGTTATTGGAATACATATACCCTCAGGATTTGAACGTAATATCAAACGCGGCCGTTCTGCTGAAGTACAGGTAATAGTTGACGGAAGTGATTCTAATGTTTCAAATATAGGGTTAAACTATGCGCAGCAGATTGTTAATACCTATGCTGAGAAGTTTATTGAACAAACGATCAAACCCAGGTTGATACAGATGGGGACAACTACAAATATGCCAAAAATCACAGCTGAAGTCAGGATATGGTATAACCCAACACTGAAAAGCGCTAACTACATGGTCCCCGGGGTATTAAGTTTGATACTGTTATTACTGACCTCAATCCTTACTTCAATGGCAATAACAAAAGAACGCGAGACCGGGACTATGGAACAGGTGATTGTCACACCGGTACGGCCGTGGGAGTTGATGATCGCTAAAATTGTTACCCCCGCGCTGGTCGGATTTATGGATGTTATCATCATAATTATTACCGGAAAAATTGTGTTTGCCATCCCGATAAACGGAAGTTTGACATTAATGTTTGCAACATCATTACTCTTTCTCCTGACCACCCTGGGGCTCGGATTATTTGCTTCCGCAGTCTCGCAAACACAACAACAGGCAATGATGACCGCGTTTTTTTTGATGCTGCCTCAGATGCTTTTATCCGGGTTTATGTTTCCTATAGAAAACATGCCGGAGATTATACAGTATTCAACATACCTGTTGCCGTTACGGTACTTCCTTGTGATTGTCCGCGGAATTTTTCTTAAAGGCGTAGGGGTTGATATCCTATGGCCAGAGATCCTGGCGTTAGCGATATTCGGAGTTGTGATCCTGGGACTGAGCTCTGCATTGTTCAAAAAACAGTTGAATTAA
- the hisG gene encoding ATP phosphoribosyltransferase, which translates to MNKLKLALPKGSLQESTVELFAKAGIKIRTAERSYFPSCDDEEIEIMLVRAQEIAKYVEQGVFDCGVTGYDWICETGAKVKELGELIYAKSGFRPVKWVLAVPETSKIKSIKDLRGKRIATEVVNIVKKHLAKNKVKAEVEFSWGATEAKVPELVDAIVELTETGSSLRANRLRIAEVLLESTTRLIANTRSYKNTWKRTKMENIFMLLTGALNAVGMVGLKMNVPKNKLAVVTKCLPALQNPTISSLSNPNWVAIEVILEEKVVKRILPELKRAGAEGIIEYPLNKIIY; encoded by the coding sequence ATGAATAAACTAAAACTTGCGTTACCTAAAGGCAGTTTACAGGAATCTACTGTAGAACTTTTTGCGAAAGCGGGAATAAAAATCCGTACTGCGGAACGTTCATACTTCCCTTCCTGTGATGATGAAGAAATTGAGATAATGCTTGTCCGCGCACAGGAAATTGCGAAGTATGTCGAACAAGGAGTGTTTGACTGCGGGGTAACAGGTTATGACTGGATCTGTGAAACCGGTGCGAAGGTAAAAGAGTTAGGAGAACTTATTTACGCGAAAAGCGGGTTTCGTCCCGTAAAATGGGTCCTTGCAGTACCCGAAACATCAAAGATTAAATCCATAAAAGATCTTAGGGGTAAACGTATCGCTACAGAAGTGGTCAATATCGTAAAAAAACATCTTGCAAAAAATAAAGTTAAGGCGGAAGTAGAATTTTCATGGGGCGCAACTGAAGCAAAAGTGCCGGAATTGGTTGACGCAATTGTTGAACTCACGGAAACAGGGTCATCCCTCCGCGCAAATAGGTTAAGGATTGCAGAAGTACTACTGGAATCCACTACACGGCTGATCGCGAATACACGGTCGTATAAGAATACATGGAAACGTACGAAGATGGAAAATATATTTATGCTGCTAACCGGTGCGCTTAACGCTGTCGGTATGGTTGGGCTTAAGATGAACGTCCCAAAAAATAAACTTGCGGTGGTAACCAAATGCCTGCCGGCATTACAGAACCCTACAATATCCTCGTTATCCAACCCTAACTGGGTGGCAATTGAAGTTATACTCGAAGAAAAAGTTGTTAAACGCATTCTCCCGGAACTTAAACGCGCAGGAGCGGAAGGTATTATTGAGTATCCGTTAAACAAAATCATATATTAA
- the gltX gene encoding glutamate--tRNA ligase, giving the protein MNTETVNKVRVRFAPSPTGFLHLGGARTALYNYLYSHKLNGTFILRIEDTDETRSTKESLESILNGLKWLGLNWDEGPETENQPYGPYFQMQRHEKGMYTRYGEQLINNGHAYCCYCTPDELELQRADAMRRKVPPKYNARCRTLTPEERKKKEAEGRKPVIRFKMPNTGKTVFHDLIRGDVEFDNALLDDFVLVKTSGVPTFNFAVVIDDHCMAITHVLRGDDHISNTPRQILLFNALGLTPPAYAHFPMIHGSDGGKLSKRHGAVAVFDYKNAGYLPEAMINYLALLGWSTEDSQQLFKLNEMSQKFSLEHCGKSSAVFDFKKLEWMNGVYIRELTIDKLLDRLSDPNSPILQWAAENGVTKDTAQPEKREFIKKIITAEHEKIKFLTDIPGLTEYFIKDITDPALKLYDEKAVTKSIKSKPDSRGILTDLRGLLEKQEDYSVIALEASVRAYVTEKNIGAGAVFHPLRVAVSGRTTGPGVFNILSLLGKERVLKRLDYTLNNLV; this is encoded by the coding sequence ATGAATACAGAAACAGTAAATAAAGTACGTGTACGTTTTGCTCCAAGCCCTACCGGGTTTTTGCATCTTGGCGGAGCAAGAACTGCGTTATACAACTACCTATACTCGCATAAACTTAATGGTACGTTTATACTCAGGATTGAAGACACTGACGAGACACGGTCAACTAAAGAATCGTTGGAGTCTATCCTCAACGGCCTTAAGTGGCTGGGGTTAAACTGGGATGAAGGCCCTGAGACAGAGAACCAGCCCTATGGCCCGTATTTCCAGATGCAACGTCATGAAAAGGGGATGTATACGAGATACGGTGAACAACTGATCAACAACGGCCATGCGTATTGCTGTTACTGCACACCGGATGAACTTGAACTTCAGCGCGCGGACGCTATGCGCCGTAAAGTACCACCAAAATATAATGCGCGATGCCGAACTTTAACACCTGAAGAACGTAAGAAAAAAGAAGCCGAGGGACGTAAGCCGGTTATACGTTTTAAGATGCCGAATACCGGAAAAACCGTGTTTCATGACCTTATCAGAGGCGATGTTGAGTTTGATAACGCATTACTTGACGATTTTGTATTAGTCAAAACTTCAGGTGTGCCGACATTCAACTTTGCGGTTGTTATTGACGACCATTGTATGGCAATCACGCACGTGCTCCGCGGGGATGATCATATTTCAAATACACCAAGGCAGATATTGTTGTTTAACGCTCTGGGATTAACCCCTCCGGCATACGCGCATTTTCCTATGATCCACGGGAGTGACGGGGGTAAACTTTCAAAACGCCACGGTGCGGTTGCGGTGTTTGACTACAAAAACGCGGGATACCTGCCGGAAGCTATGATCAACTACCTCGCGTTACTCGGATGGTCAACTGAGGATAGCCAGCAGTTGTTTAAACTCAATGAAATGTCACAAAAATTTTCGCTTGAACATTGCGGGAAAAGCAGTGCAGTGTTTGATTTCAAAAAACTTGAATGGATGAACGGTGTGTATATCCGTGAACTCACAATTGACAAGTTATTGGACCGTTTATCTGACCCTAATTCGCCGATACTTCAATGGGCGGCAGAGAACGGTGTCACAAAGGATACCGCGCAACCTGAGAAAAGGGAGTTCATAAAAAAAATTATTACCGCTGAACATGAAAAAATTAAGTTTCTTACCGATATTCCCGGGTTAACTGAATATTTTATTAAGGATATCACAGATCCTGCGTTAAAACTTTATGATGAAAAAGCGGTTACTAAAAGTATTAAGTCAAAACCTGACAGCCGGGGGATACTGACAGACCTTCGCGGTTTACTGGAAAAACAGGAGGACTACAGCGTAATTGCGCTGGAAGCATCTGTCCGGGCGTATGTTACCGAGAAAAATATCGGCGCGGGGGCAGTGTTTCATCCTTTACGTGTAGCGGTTTCCGGGCGTACAACCGGCCCCGGGGTGTTTAATATACTATCCTTACTGGGTAAAGAACGCGTGCTTAAACGCCTTGATTACACATTGAACAATTTGGTATAG
- a CDS encoding diguanylate cyclase, whose product MIDWKKRISPDEKFETLTKLTPRYLVLGAGILSAVLIAVAILIVYWIGTKFIASVNTQTIMAVSAQCVMISILFGLVIGTIATELECFFYRNRLRPFRSWYVWPWVYVFFSTSLIIIFSLLLTLIFNNNVLGKSLLRFFSFLTLDLLAWVALIIGVLVISFALANPLEYVWRWLYRLLLQTVSDVDYISIIEEKRFLNELRFRFDEARRYQIPLSLMVMRVSNYDYLSNLLGKRTMHKLQREVSEMIAEHLRHTDVIGILKDGQMRMILTYTPMKNTALIGERVREIVLQKEFHARDGQKVVMDVSFGVGCYTPDMHEPDELMKKANNAIGQVDVTETTVKIDMQRIVDGNN is encoded by the coding sequence ATGATTGACTGGAAAAAACGTATTTCTCCTGATGAAAAGTTTGAGACGTTAACCAAACTTACTCCGCGGTATTTAGTATTAGGCGCGGGGATACTCAGCGCGGTACTCATTGCGGTAGCCATACTTATTGTTTATTGGATAGGAACTAAGTTTATCGCATCCGTAAACACACAAACAATTATGGCGGTCAGTGCACAGTGCGTTATGATATCAATATTATTCGGGCTGGTAATCGGGACGATCGCAACTGAACTTGAATGTTTCTTTTACCGTAACCGTCTACGCCCGTTCCGTTCATGGTACGTATGGCCGTGGGTATACGTTTTTTTCTCGACCTCTTTAATCATAATATTCTCGTTATTGTTAACCCTGATTTTTAATAATAACGTTCTTGGAAAGTCTTTACTAAGATTTTTTAGTTTCCTGACCCTTGACCTTCTTGCCTGGGTGGCGCTTATCATTGGTGTACTGGTAATATCCTTCGCCCTGGCAAACCCGTTGGAGTACGTATGGCGGTGGCTTTACCGGTTATTACTGCAAACCGTCTCTGATGTTGATTATATTTCAATAATTGAAGAAAAACGGTTTTTGAATGAGTTAAGGTTTAGGTTTGATGAAGCACGAAGGTATCAGATACCGTTATCCCTGATGGTTATGCGGGTAAGTAATTACGATTATCTTTCAAACCTTCTTGGTAAACGCACAATGCATAAACTACAGCGGGAAGTAAGCGAAATGATTGCGGAGCATTTACGGCATACCGATGTTATTGGTATCCTTAAAGACGGGCAAATGCGTATGATCCTTACCTATACACCAATGAAGAATACTGCGCTTATCGGTGAACGTGTCCGAGAGATCGTACTGCAAAAGGAGTTTCATGCGCGGGACGGGCAAAAGGTTGTGATGGACGTATCTTTCGGGGTGGGGTGTTATACACCTGATATGCACGAACCGGATGAGTTAATGAAGAAAGCTAATAATGCGATTGGGCAAGTTGATGTCACGGAAACTACGGTTAAGATAGATATGCAAAGGATAGTCGATGGCAATAACTGA
- a CDS encoding DUF1844 domain-containing protein — protein MAITDDNNKPQGRDKEVDHLFLILVHSLSTAAMLQLGKTANPATGKIERDLIAAKHTIDLLLMIKQKTQGNLTDRESLLLTTILADLELNYVDELKKEDNGEKSPDKTN, from the coding sequence ATGGCAATAACTGATGATAACAACAAACCGCAGGGTAGGGATAAAGAAGTTGACCATTTGTTTTTGATACTGGTACATTCTTTAAGCACCGCTGCAATGCTGCAGCTTGGTAAGACAGCGAATCCGGCTACAGGCAAAATTGAACGCGACCTTATTGCTGCAAAACATACAATTGATCTTTTATTGATGATAAAACAAAAAACTCAGGGTAATCTTACAGACCGTGAATCGTTATTGTTGACCACAATACTTGCAGACCTTGAATTAAATTACGTGGATGAACTAAAAAAAGAAGATAACGGCGAAAAAAGCCCTGACAAAACAAACTAA
- a CDS encoding ABC transporter ATP-binding protein: MNIIEMKGVTKDYPLGKTTVNALRGVDFSVEEGDLLSVVGPSGSGKTTLLNIIGCIDTATAGTVKIGDKEITKMPDTQLTDLRLYKIGFIFQTFNLIPVLDVLENVEFPLLLMKNKSRAEVQKRAEQLIEEVGLKEFIKHRPAELSGGQRQRVAIARALVTNPDIVLADEPTANLDSQTGANILELMKEMNKKEKTTFIFSTHDANVLQYAKHIVKIKDGLIQVE; this comes from the coding sequence ATGAACATTATTGAAATGAAGGGTGTTACAAAAGACTACCCGCTTGGCAAAACCACGGTTAACGCGTTACGCGGGGTGGACTTCAGTGTGGAAGAAGGCGACCTGTTGTCCGTCGTCGGGCCGTCAGGCAGCGGGAAAACTACCTTGCTTAACATCATCGGGTGTATCGATACCGCGACAGCGGGCACCGTAAAAATTGGGGATAAAGAAATCACAAAAATGCCTGACACGCAGCTCACTGACCTGCGGTTGTACAAAATCGGGTTTATCTTCCAAACGTTTAACCTTATTCCCGTGCTTGACGTACTGGAAAACGTCGAGTTTCCGTTGTTACTAATGAAAAACAAGTCCCGCGCGGAAGTACAGAAACGCGCGGAACAGCTTATCGAAGAAGTCGGGTTGAAAGAGTTTATCAAACACCGCCCCGCGGAACTTTCCGGCGGGCAACGGCAACGGGTTGCGATCGCGCGCGCGTTGGTTACCAATCCGGACATTGTCTTAGCCGACGAACCCACTGCGAACCTGGACTCCCAAACCGGTGCTAATATTCTCGAGCTGATGAAAGAAATGAACAAAAAAGAAAAAACGACGTTTATATTTTCCACTCACGACGCGAATGTTTTGCAGTACGCAAAGCATATTGTTAAAATCAAAGACGGGTTGATACAAGTTGAATAA
- a CDS encoding FtsX-like permease family protein gives MNLILKIAWRNILRHKGKSFVIGIILFLGALLMTVGNGIISGMDKGMAQNIVNSFTGDVVIISDKQREDSVLFTQMGRAIEPINNFVDIKKALVQEKCVSTFLPAGRNMAMVLNDAGGDPGYAFVLGVEYDKYQKMFPNSVVVLEGEELGANTRGVLLPTEARKYLYDFSNLWFIPKNTVFNEKSFRDLVKDTKTDIKDVSVRDNIIFMGFSDRNTSMDIRVDVKGVMKYRALNAIFGMFNILDIESYRECQGYFSAADKAVEVSKEKKQLLSMDNTNLDNLFSDDSLIVINTGNVDIAAAKKDATKKEAVSTMPADLETGSYNLVFVKLQPGTALNTGLDKINKLLKSNNLNARAVSWKKAAGVIGSMAALIKGSLFVFVSFLFFVAIIIIVNTLSMAALERTQEIGMMRAVGAKKSFISQMFIGETAILSFVFGGAGILAGIIIVNLIPLFNITSANEMAQLLFGGDKFHPILSFIDIVLTIIQLGFVTFLAVLYPLRVARGITPLDAISRD, from the coding sequence ATGAACCTAATACTAAAAATAGCGTGGCGCAATATCCTCCGGCATAAAGGAAAAAGTTTTGTTATCGGCATCATCCTTTTTCTTGGCGCGTTACTGATGACCGTTGGCAACGGTATTATATCCGGTATGGATAAAGGTATGGCGCAAAATATTGTCAACAGTTTTACTGGCGACGTTGTTATAATCTCCGATAAACAGCGCGAGGATAGTGTATTGTTCACGCAAATGGGCCGCGCTATTGAACCCATCAACAATTTTGTTGATATCAAAAAAGCATTGGTACAAGAAAAGTGTGTATCAACCTTCCTTCCCGCGGGACGAAACATGGCAATGGTGCTTAACGACGCTGGCGGGGATCCGGGATACGCGTTTGTTCTGGGTGTAGAGTATGATAAGTATCAAAAAATGTTTCCCAACAGCGTTGTCGTACTTGAAGGAGAAGAGCTCGGTGCAAATACCCGCGGGGTGTTGCTCCCGACAGAAGCGCGGAAGTACCTCTACGACTTTTCAAATTTATGGTTTATCCCGAAAAACACGGTGTTCAACGAAAAATCGTTCCGCGATCTTGTGAAAGACACGAAGACTGATATCAAAGACGTTAGTGTCCGTGATAATATTATTTTCATGGGGTTCAGCGACAGAAATACGTCAATGGATATCCGTGTTGACGTAAAAGGCGTTATGAAATACCGCGCGTTAAACGCGATATTTGGAATGTTTAATATTCTGGATATTGAATCCTACCGCGAATGCCAGGGATACTTTTCCGCAGCGGATAAAGCGGTGGAAGTGTCAAAAGAAAAGAAGCAGTTGTTGAGTATGGATAATACTAACCTCGACAACCTGTTTTCCGACGATTCGTTGATTGTGATAAACACAGGAAATGTTGATATCGCCGCTGCGAAAAAGGATGCCACAAAAAAAGAAGCCGTGAGTACTATGCCAGCCGACCTCGAAACCGGATCGTACAACCTTGTTTTCGTGAAACTTCAACCCGGCACTGCGTTGAATACCGGGCTCGATAAAATTAATAAGTTGTTGAAGTCCAATAACCTCAATGCACGGGCTGTTTCATGGAAAAAAGCGGCCGGCGTTATCGGCAGTATGGCTGCGTTGATTAAAGGATCGTTATTCGTTTTTGTATCATTCCTGTTTTTTGTTGCAATAATCATTATTGTTAATACTTTGAGTATGGCAGCGTTGGAACGCACACAGGAAATTGGTATGATGCGAGCGGTTGGAGCGAAGAAAAGTTTTATCTCCCAAATGTTTATCGGCGAGACCGCAATACTTTCGTTCGTCTTCGGCGGTGCAGGAATACTGGCAGGAATTATTATCGTAAACCTTATCCCGTTGTTCAACATCACATCAGCCAACGAAATGGCACAATTATTGTTCGGCGGGGATAAGTTCCACCCAATCCTTTCATTTATCGATATTGTATTAACAATAATACAACTCGGCTTCGTAACATTTCTCGCGGTACTTTACCCCTTGAGGGTAGCACGCGGGATCACGCCGTTGGATGCGATTAGCAGGGACTAA
- a CDS encoding FtsX-like permease family protein has protein sequence MNIIIEISLRNLLRQKRRNLLLGLAIAFGMMILVIANSFSRGITDNLLNKIIVMTSGHITLGFQERGRAQCQIFRDRERVLEIINHTIPDYDTLSESLGTFARAIGNGKSDNIIVVGIDTKQKMDTKKRKVLDESYKIVAGEFDRIDDETVENPIVISDEKAKYLNVTLNDTIRIRYPNVFNQPQAARLTVVGIIHNDNVFMSSAMLMNLQKLKALMGYKTWETGDINIVVKEPRKTAILYANKLHEALKPGLAVIHGIGRSEGVTMLGFRTSSDTVKMLSDKVPLIRGDKESAWGKDEVVVTSAAAKKFSTNSGGTIEFTYQPKFGDKPVAVKCKVTAVADDKTFDGKPVILVNDKEFYSAYYDNLPSTMVPTGTTAYYPATTNPIYPALATEWIMLDRSKTTQEMQLKMKDVIKKKWKATLIDVRTMYESASAVLQLEAVLNIITLSAVMVLFFIILIGVINTLRMTIRERTREIGTIRAIGMRKKDVRNTFILETFFLSLFSCITGIIAGFIAMWLLSLLTFSIKDNPMMMLLINGHLYFKPHVGGILSNTVLILIISVATAYFPAKRAANLVPSDALRHYE, from the coding sequence ATGAATATTATTATTGAAATAAGTTTGCGTAACCTACTCCGGCAGAAACGGCGTAATCTGTTACTCGGACTTGCAATTGCGTTCGGGATGATGATTTTGGTAATTGCCAACTCGTTCTCCCGGGGTATTACCGACAATTTGTTGAACAAAATCATTGTTATGACCTCGGGACATATAACTCTCGGGTTTCAGGAACGCGGGCGCGCGCAGTGCCAGATATTCCGTGACCGCGAACGTGTGCTCGAGATTATTAACCACACAATCCCGGATTACGACACTCTCAGCGAAAGCCTGGGCACGTTTGCGCGTGCGATCGGCAACGGGAAGTCGGATAACATTATTGTTGTCGGGATTGATACAAAACAGAAGATGGACACAAAAAAACGCAAGGTACTTGATGAATCGTACAAAATTGTTGCCGGCGAATTTGACCGTATCGACGATGAAACTGTTGAGAACCCGATTGTTATTTCCGACGAAAAAGCGAAGTATTTAAACGTTACCCTAAACGATACTATACGCATACGATACCCCAATGTTTTTAACCAGCCGCAGGCCGCGAGGTTAACCGTTGTCGGGATTATCCATAACGACAATGTGTTTATGTCCAGCGCGATGTTGATGAACTTACAAAAACTTAAAGCGCTTATGGGCTACAAAACTTGGGAAACCGGGGATATCAACATCGTTGTAAAGGAACCCAGAAAAACCGCGATTTTGTACGCGAATAAACTGCATGAAGCATTAAAACCCGGGCTCGCAGTTATACACGGTATTGGGCGTTCCGAAGGTGTTACAATGCTTGGTTTCCGCACGAGCAGCGATACCGTAAAAATGTTGAGTGATAAAGTACCTCTTATCCGCGGGGATAAAGAATCCGCGTGGGGAAAAGACGAGGTGGTGGTTACGAGTGCGGCAGCAAAAAAGTTTTCTACCAATTCCGGCGGGACAATAGAGTTTACGTACCAGCCGAAGTTCGGGGATAAGCCAGTGGCGGTAAAGTGTAAAGTAACCGCTGTTGCTGACGACAAAACCTTTGATGGTAAGCCGGTTATCCTTGTTAATGATAAAGAGTTTTACAGCGCGTATTACGACAACCTGCCATCCACTATGGTACCAACAGGAACCACAGCGTATTATCCCGCGACAACGAACCCGATTTACCCGGCATTAGCAACTGAATGGATTATGCTTGACCGGTCAAAAACAACTCAGGAAATGCAGTTGAAGATGAAAGATGTTATAAAGAAAAAGTGGAAAGCTACGTTAATCGATGTCCGTACAATGTACGAAAGCGCAAGCGCGGTGTTGCAACTTGAAGCTGTCCTGAACATCATAACCCTATCCGCCGTGATGGTACTGTTTTTTATTATCCTCATCGGTGTCATTAACACGTTGAGGATGACTATCCGCGAACGTACCCGCGAGATTGGTACTATTCGTGCAATAGGGATGCGGAAAAAAGATGTGAGAAACACGTTTATCCTGGAAACCTTTTTCCTTTCGCTATTTTCGTGTATTACCGGCATTATCGCAGGGTTTATTGCGATGTGGCTATTGTCGTTGTTAACGTTTAGTATAAAAGACAATCCTATGATGATGCTGTTGATAAACGGGCATTTGTACTTCAAGCCCCACGTTGGCGGGATTTTGTCGAACACGGTATTGATACTGATAATTTCTGTGGCAACCGCGTACTTCCCGGCGAAACGCGCAGCGAACCTCGTGCCGTCAGACGCGTTGCGGCATTACGAATAA